The Leptolyngbya subtilissima AS-A7 genome includes a region encoding these proteins:
- a CDS encoding UPF0182 family protein codes for MTYSPAKSFKARRLLPWLVAITLLLVFSSSLVHLLTESWWFESVGYASVFWVRIKWQLALGVGSFVVYGGVLWANYQIARQLTRDRVYRFLSRYSNPVQRQQIERFTHLGVVGLVFLLSLGVALRAASAWQTVLQFLNPTEFGTPDPIFQRDISFYMFKLPLWQGLQDNLLGLLVWSLLLASAVYALKGEVRPERGWKYFLTGEAKAHLCLLLAAIAALLAVGFWLDRFSLLYSDSGVIFGAGYTDVHARLQSFWLMGFVTLAVAALFLIALGRSGFSLPIFGIVIYLGVLVLVNGMYPWFQQNFVVEPNELTMERPYIEHNIAFTRAAYNLTSVVSEPFPANNSLDRAVLDANEPTIGNIRLWDYAPLLSTYKQLQEIRLYYNFEDVDVDRYTLNGDYRQVTISARELPVEQLPPEAQNWINRQLKFTHGFGIVMSPVNQVTPNGLPDFFIRNVPPSSTVDLPLDQPRLYYGESTRNYIFTGANTDEFDYPQGDTNASYRYTGAGGVPLNSWLRRLAYAFDLGNVRVLISNYFSPETRIHYHRLITDRVRHVAPFLTYDSDPYPAVIDGRIKWVLDGYTSSDRYPYSEPLNRRTDMVSLVENTNPLMRNGVNYIRDAVKVFIDAYDGSLEFYARDRYDPLLATYSQIFPDLFKPIEELPANYREHLRYPLDIFTVQAQMYRAYHMENPEVFYNREDLWRFPEHGEEDAVEPMEPYYVIMKLPQLEGEEFMQILPFTPANRDNMIAWMAGGSDGDNYGRLLLYEFPKQELVFGPTQVEARISQTPEISEQLTLWSQQGSGVIRGTLLVIPVEQSLLYVQPIYLRADQGELPELRRVIVAYNDRVVMRETLDQSLDAIFGDAVAPPPAPVDPGTEPAPPSTVSDLVQSALESYQSGQQALQQGDWQRYGEAQQQLERALQELNQQNP; via the coding sequence GTGACCTATTCCCCTGCTAAATCCTTCAAGGCCCGTCGACTGCTGCCCTGGCTAGTGGCAATCACTCTGCTGCTGGTCTTTTCGAGCAGCTTAGTGCATCTGCTCACCGAGTCATGGTGGTTTGAGTCGGTAGGTTACGCATCGGTGTTTTGGGTACGCATCAAGTGGCAGCTAGCCCTAGGAGTGGGGTCGTTTGTCGTTTACGGCGGAGTGCTGTGGGCCAACTACCAGATCGCGCGGCAGCTAACCCGCGATCGCGTCTACCGATTTTTGAGCCGCTACAGCAACCCAGTTCAGCGCCAGCAGATCGAACGCTTCACCCATTTGGGGGTGGTAGGGCTGGTTTTTTTGCTGTCGCTAGGGGTGGCGCTGCGGGCGGCTTCGGCTTGGCAGACCGTGCTGCAATTTCTTAACCCTACCGAGTTTGGCACCCCTGACCCCATCTTTCAGCGCGATATCAGCTTTTATATGTTTAAGCTGCCCCTGTGGCAGGGGCTGCAAGACAATCTGCTGGGCCTGCTGGTGTGGTCGCTGCTGCTGGCCAGCGCCGTGTATGCCCTCAAGGGTGAGGTGCGCCCCGAGCGCGGTTGGAAATACTTTCTCACGGGGGAAGCTAAAGCTCACCTGTGTCTGCTGCTAGCAGCGATCGCGGCCCTGCTGGCGGTGGGCTTTTGGCTCGACCGCTTCTCGCTGCTCTACTCTGACAGCGGCGTTATTTTCGGCGCGGGCTACACCGATGTCCATGCTCGGCTCCAGTCTTTTTGGCTGATGGGGTTTGTCACCCTGGCGGTGGCGGCGCTGTTTTTGATTGCTCTGGGGCGTAGCGGCTTTTCGCTGCCAATTTTTGGCATTGTGATCTACCTGGGCGTACTGGTGCTGGTTAACGGCATGTATCCCTGGTTTCAGCAAAACTTTGTGGTTGAGCCCAACGAGCTCACCATGGAGCGCCCCTACATCGAGCACAATATTGCCTTTACCCGCGCGGCCTACAACCTTACCAGCGTGGTGTCAGAGCCCTTCCCCGCCAACAACAGCCTCGATCGTGCGGTGCTCGACGCCAACGAGCCCACCATCGGCAACATCCGCCTGTGGGATTACGCTCCGCTGCTCAGCACCTACAAGCAGCTGCAAGAAATTCGCCTCTACTACAACTTTGAGGATGTGGATGTTGACCGCTACACCCTCAACGGCGACTACCGCCAGGTGACCATTTCGGCTCGCGAGCTGCCGGTCGAGCAATTACCCCCCGAGGCCCAAAACTGGATCAACCGCCAGCTCAAATTTACCCACGGCTTTGGGATTGTGATGAGCCCGGTCAACCAGGTGACCCCCAACGGGCTGCCTGATTTCTTTATTCGCAATGTGCCCCCCAGCAGCACCGTCGATTTGCCCCTCGACCAGCCCCGCCTTTACTACGGCGAAAGCACCCGCAATTACATCTTTACCGGGGCCAACACCGACGAGTTTGACTATCCCCAAGGCGACACCAACGCGTCTTACCGCTACACCGGGGCGGGCGGCGTGCCGCTCAATTCGTGGCTGCGGCGGCTGGCCTACGCCTTCGATCTGGGCAACGTGCGGGTGCTGATCTCCAACTATTTCAGCCCTGAAACTCGGATTCACTACCACCGGCTGATTACTGATCGGGTGCGCCACGTCGCCCCCTTTCTCACCTACGACAGCGATCCCTACCCGGCGGTGATCGACGGGCGGATCAAGTGGGTTTTGGATGGCTACACCAGCAGCGATCGCTACCCCTATTCCGAGCCCCTCAACCGCCGCACCGACATGGTCTCGCTGGTGGAGAACACCAATCCCCTGATGCGCAACGGCGTCAACTACATTCGCGATGCCGTCAAGGTCTTTATCGACGCCTACGACGGCAGCCTGGAGTTTTATGCGCGCGATCGCTACGACCCGCTGCTGGCTACCTACAGCCAGATCTTTCCCGACCTCTTCAAACCCATCGAAGAGCTGCCCGCCAACTATCGCGAGCACCTGCGCTACCCCCTGGACATTTTCACGGTGCAGGCCCAGATGTACCGGGCCTACCACATGGAAAACCCAGAGGTCTTCTACAACCGTGAAGACCTCTGGCGGTTTCCAGAACACGGGGAAGAGGACGCCGTGGAACCCATGGAGCCCTACTACGTGATTATGAAGCTGCCTCAGCTAGAGGGAGAGGAATTTATGCAAATTCTCCCCTTTACCCCGGCCAACCGCGACAACATGATCGCCTGGATGGCAGGCGGCTCCGACGGCGACAACTACGGTCGGCTGCTGCTCTACGAATTTCCGAAGCAGGAGCTAGTGTTTGGCCCCACCCAGGTTGAGGCCCGCATTAGCCAAACTCCAGAAATCTCTGAGCAGCTCACCCTCTGGAGCCAGCAGGGCTCGGGGGTAATTCGCGGCACCCTGCTGGTGATCCCCGTCGAGCAGTCGTTGCTCTACGTGCAGCCCATTTACCTACGGGCCGACCAGGGCGAACTGCCCGAGCTGCGCCGAGTGATTGTTGCCTACAACGATCGCGTGGTGATGCGAGAAACCCTCGACCAAAGCCTAGACGCCATCTTTGGCGATGCCGTTGCCCCACCGCCCGCTCCCGTCGATCCCGGCACCGAACCGGCACCACCTAGCACCGTGTCTGATCTGGTGCAGTCGGCGCTGGAATCGTACCAAAGCGGCCAGCAGGCTCTTCAGCAGGGCGATTGGCAGCGCTACGGCGAAGCCCAGCAGCAGTTAGAGCGCGCTTTACAGGAGCTAAATCAACAAAATCCGTAA
- a CDS encoding tubulin-like doman-containing protein, with product MSEYTGMTPTVIIGVGGTGKEILIKIRRMIVEQYGSLDALPIVSFLHIDTEQNAKVSEAQTVLKQDISLRPIEQVWAKVEDAKAILNKLSAYQYLDEWFPSELKGTDSILSGAGQIRALGRFAFSLNYPLIKDYFTKAKGRIVGHEKFMLDRWKVQLDKGINIFVVCSLSGGTGSGMVMDLAYNLRDWVPVSELPQTSAFLVLPGAFSGLGDRVIANAYAALMELNHYSRGDTRFDAQYSDSQSDRITSQSGLDVPFNFTYLVGNSNDKVTFPTLGDVLEMVAQNVFLDFSSGFSQYKKLVRDNVRKHWASPDALGYPQNFMSFGLSSIQFPVERVLNACSARLAAKLVDWWSNPTPAPAAMSDLIRTEILPGLFLAESEHDHQVIDSISMGDNKKPYAKEVADWVAGVRKRRNDLNIPFENLQRFISNEQEKYSPHFNDTGTDPKRWSDYFQKMWDNLSWLIPEKRKELRAAVYLMVEDRFRGPKFTRQFLEVLIEVFADFRSKFDQDRQKYWLPRERSAQNALQTLLKQIDDHAKQMMMLNRKKVIEDDFQGIMQALEQIYVSKVEVKARTLGVMLLDGLREEIDQLLVDLTAFETVLNNVQVELKDKERVYTRETGGLTVNGILLYDEKEIDAAYRKTVADQEETLCQTLSQQVLEELRVRLFDLYPYDALKTKDLYERLLGQAMDVFRRRSQLDISTARKFLEQYPTVEMQEAQIKTTFEKSEAFLRLSQEQKKLGWDDKLEKYQKLVGIQGGSKPTDPAVSALLPMIRKTSTVTDKEIRPLNDPYHIYFVQETGAFPLRLIEGMERMRSLYRAVSQADHNPLHTHQDYRQFGDVMPETSNERQARYNLMLANALGLVRREDNRVTGFAEVKFTYRDKLTGFDKTEVMGATWEEAEDFLLTDQNRRLAETLDNAIRAIGEEAATKPQKQALYTQVMTYLQQQEQTIQGGSDSDDYKRIQAAISNFVTTHRLFIPSDAPATPSPTTPSPVTTSPSPAPPPPALDSENLVKYAKLVETCYRRGNPSPTELELLEKFRVKYRVSVADANAIAAQYQPQNTIEQAAAEYGLMFRAFLDNDGEVDLEEQAQLLDLQEELGLTNEQVATIEDNVRAEMNRP from the coding sequence ATGAGCGAATACACAGGCATGACCCCTACCGTCATCATTGGCGTGGGGGGCACTGGCAAAGAGATTTTGATCAAAATTCGCCGCATGATCGTGGAGCAGTATGGCTCCCTCGACGCCCTGCCAATCGTCTCGTTTTTGCACATTGACACCGAGCAAAACGCTAAAGTTTCCGAAGCCCAAACAGTCTTGAAGCAAGATATTTCCCTGCGACCCATCGAGCAGGTGTGGGCCAAGGTCGAAGATGCCAAGGCCATTCTCAACAAGCTGTCGGCCTACCAATATTTAGACGAGTGGTTCCCCAGCGAGCTCAAAGGCACCGACTCAATTTTGTCTGGAGCAGGGCAAATTCGCGCCCTGGGGCGGTTTGCCTTTAGCCTCAACTACCCCCTGATCAAGGACTACTTCACCAAGGCCAAGGGGCGCATCGTCGGCCATGAGAAATTCATGCTCGATCGCTGGAAGGTGCAGCTCGACAAGGGCATCAACATCTTTGTGGTCTGCTCGCTCTCCGGCGGCACTGGCTCCGGCATGGTGATGGATCTGGCCTACAACCTGCGCGACTGGGTGCCGGTGTCAGAATTACCCCAGACCAGTGCATTCCTGGTGCTGCCAGGGGCCTTTTCGGGATTGGGCGATCGCGTCATCGCCAACGCCTACGCCGCCCTCATGGAGCTGAACCACTACAGCCGCGGCGACACCCGCTTTGACGCTCAGTACAGCGACAGCCAGAGCGATCGCATCACCAGTCAGAGCGGCCTCGATGTGCCCTTCAACTTCACCTACCTGGTGGGCAACAGCAACGACAAAGTCACCTTCCCCACCCTGGGCGATGTGCTGGAAATGGTGGCCCAGAACGTGTTTCTCGACTTTAGCTCCGGCTTCAGTCAGTACAAAAAGCTGGTGCGCGACAACGTTCGCAAGCACTGGGCCAGCCCTGACGCCTTGGGCTACCCGCAAAACTTCATGAGCTTTGGCCTCTCCAGCATTCAGTTTCCGGTCGAGCGGGTGCTAAACGCCTGCTCGGCCCGCCTGGCCGCCAAGCTAGTGGACTGGTGGAGCAACCCTACCCCTGCCCCAGCGGCGATGTCCGACCTGATTCGCACCGAGATTCTCCCCGGTCTATTTCTGGCCGAATCGGAGCACGACCACCAGGTGATCGACAGCATCAGCATGGGCGACAACAAAAAGCCCTACGCCAAGGAAGTCGCCGACTGGGTAGCCGGGGTGCGCAAGCGCCGCAACGACCTGAATATTCCCTTTGAAAACCTGCAGCGGTTTATCTCTAACGAGCAGGAAAAATATTCTCCCCACTTCAACGACACCGGCACCGATCCCAAGCGCTGGAGCGACTACTTTCAAAAAATGTGGGACAACCTCAGCTGGCTGATCCCCGAAAAGCGCAAGGAGCTGCGGGCGGCGGTCTACCTGATGGTGGAAGATCGTTTCCGGGGGCCGAAGTTCACCCGTCAATTCTTAGAAGTGCTGATTGAGGTGTTTGCCGACTTTCGCAGCAAGTTCGACCAAGACCGACAGAAATACTGGCTACCCCGCGAGCGATCGGCCCAAAACGCCCTGCAAACCCTGCTAAAGCAGATCGACGACCACGCCAAGCAGATGATGATGCTCAACCGCAAGAAAGTCATCGAAGACGACTTTCAAGGCATTATGCAGGCCCTAGAGCAGATCTACGTTTCTAAAGTCGAGGTCAAAGCCCGCACTCTGGGGGTGATGCTGCTCGACGGCCTGCGCGAAGAAATTGACCAGCTCTTGGTCGACCTCACTGCCTTTGAGACGGTGCTAAACAACGTCCAGGTCGAGCTGAAGGATAAGGAGCGCGTCTATACCCGCGAAACCGGCGGCCTGACGGTCAACGGCATTCTGCTCTACGACGAAAAGGAAATCGACGCCGCCTACCGCAAAACCGTCGCCGACCAGGAAGAAACCCTCTGCCAAACCCTCTCCCAGCAGGTGCTCGAAGAACTGCGGGTGCGCCTATTTGACCTCTACCCCTACGACGCCCTCAAGACCAAAGACCTCTACGAGCGGCTGCTGGGTCAAGCGATGGATGTGTTTCGCCGCCGCAGCCAGCTCGACATTTCCACCGCCCGCAAGTTTCTGGAGCAGTACCCCACCGTCGAGATGCAGGAGGCCCAGATCAAAACCACCTTTGAGAAATCGGAAGCCTTTTTGCGCCTTAGCCAGGAGCAAAAGAAGCTGGGCTGGGACGACAAGCTAGAGAAGTACCAAAAACTGGTCGGCATCCAGGGCGGCAGCAAACCCACCGATCCGGCGGTCTCGGCCCTGCTGCCGATGATTCGCAAAACCAGCACCGTCACCGACAAAGAAATTCGCCCCCTCAACGACCCCTACCACATCTACTTTGTGCAGGAGACCGGGGCCTTCCCCCTACGGCTAATTGAGGGCATGGAGCGGATGCGATCGCTCTACCGCGCCGTCAGCCAAGCTGACCACAACCCCCTGCACACTCACCAAGACTATCGCCAGTTTGGCGACGTCATGCCCGAAACCAGCAACGAGCGCCAGGCCCGCTACAACCTGATGCTGGCCAACGCCCTGGGTCTGGTGCGCCGCGAAGACAATCGCGTCACCGGCTTTGCTGAGGTCAAATTCACCTATCGCGACAAGCTCACCGGCTTCGACAAAACTGAGGTCATGGGCGCCACCTGGGAAGAGGCGGAAGACTTTTTGCTCACCGACCAAAACCGTCGCCTGGCCGAAACCTTAGACAATGCCATTCGAGCGATCGGTGAAGAAGCCGCTACTAAACCCCAGAAACAAGCCCTTTACACCCAGGTGATGACCTACCTGCAACAGCAGGAGCAAACAATTCAGGGCGGCTCCGACAGCGACGACTACAAGCGCATCCAAGCCGCCATCTCCAACTTCGTCACTACCCACCGCCTCTTCATCCCCTCGGATGCCCCCGCTACCCCCTCACCCACTACCCCATCACCCGTCACTACATCACCGTCTCCCGCGCCGCCGCCTCCCGCCCTTGACTCCGAGAACTTAGTCAAATACGCCAAGCTAGTCGAGACCTGCTACCGGCGCGGCAATCCCTCGCCCACGGAGCTAGAACTGCTGGAAAAATTCCGGGTAAAGTACAGGGTCTCGGTGGCCGATGCCAATGCGATCGCCGCCCAATACCAGCCCCAAAACACCATCGAGCAAGCCGCAGCCGAATACGGGTTGATGTTCCGCGCCTTCCTCGACAACGACGGCGAAGTTGACCTAGAAGAGCAGGCCCAACTGCTCGACCTCCAAGAAGAACTGGGTCTCACCAACGAGCAGGTTGCCACCATCGAAGACAACGTGCGCGCTGAAATGAACAGACCGTAG
- a CDS encoding ABC transporter substrate-binding protein, producing MTDSFNHVTCPKCGYEENTTTAQKCEICGQPLKKSKSIAPLIAGVGAVIFLAALGFTGYNAFVRKDAPQAPVAVPTTPAAPADPAAADSGTTSTAATPTTTLGQPANVANALSWGDRILFTDTSNADMQAGAAAYASGDYATAAARFEAARNAVRNDPEALIYLNNARIGANPALGIAAVVPIGDSPNTARELLRGVAQAQDEAIKAGTPVKVLIANDQNNAGQAAAIANALVQDPDVVGVIGHGTSTTTLAAAPVYQQGQLPMISPTSTTTELTTVPKEGGNFVFRVIPSDQFTGTTLARHMLTLGKSKPIVYYNSQSSYSKSLQDAFSTTLGLEGGQVVKLVDLSQGNPTTELQGSGADAVVLLPDSATFDAAIAVAQLNNGQLPVLAGDAFYRIDALEKGGASLTGTVVTVPWHPLKSAPPFAQTASGLWGGDVNWRTALSYDAFQVLSSARTVGNVAPDSGTSGRAALGQALATQGFSANGSTGTINFLPSGDRNTTVLLVEVKPGTRSGTGFDFVPLP from the coding sequence ATGACCGACAGCTTCAACCACGTCACCTGCCCCAAATGCGGCTACGAAGAAAACACCACCACGGCCCAGAAGTGCGAAATCTGCGGCCAACCTTTGAAAAAGAGCAAGTCTATTGCTCCCCTCATCGCCGGGGTTGGGGCGGTTATCTTTCTAGCAGCGCTGGGCTTCACAGGATACAACGCCTTTGTGCGCAAAGATGCGCCGCAGGCTCCGGTTGCGGTGCCGACTACCCCCGCAGCCCCCGCAGATCCCGCCGCCGCTGACTCTGGCACAACCTCTACTGCTGCTACCCCGACGACCACCCTAGGCCAGCCCGCTAATGTGGCTAATGCGCTGAGCTGGGGCGATCGCATCCTCTTTACCGATACCTCTAATGCCGATATGCAGGCGGGGGCTGCTGCCTACGCCTCGGGTGACTATGCCACGGCCGCTGCACGCTTCGAGGCGGCCCGCAACGCTGTTCGCAACGACCCCGAAGCATTGATCTACCTCAACAATGCTCGGATTGGGGCTAATCCTGCCTTGGGCATCGCTGCGGTGGTGCCCATTGGCGATAGCCCCAACACCGCCCGCGAGCTGCTGCGGGGGGTAGCCCAAGCCCAAGATGAGGCGATCAAGGCCGGCACCCCCGTGAAGGTGCTGATTGCTAACGACCAGAACAATGCCGGTCAGGCTGCCGCGATCGCCAACGCTCTAGTTCAAGACCCCGATGTTGTCGGCGTCATCGGCCACGGCACCAGCACTACCACCTTGGCGGCCGCGCCCGTTTACCAACAAGGGCAGCTGCCGATGATCTCTCCCACCAGCACCACTACAGAGCTGACCACAGTGCCCAAAGAGGGCGGCAATTTTGTGTTTCGGGTGATTCCCAGTGATCAGTTCACGGGCACCACCCTGGCCCGCCACATGCTCACCCTGGGCAAGAGCAAACCCATCGTTTACTACAACTCCCAAAGCTCCTACAGCAAGTCGCTGCAAGATGCGTTCTCCACCACCCTAGGCCTAGAAGGGGGACAGGTGGTCAAACTGGTTGATCTGTCCCAGGGCAATCCAACGACGGAGCTGCAGGGCAGTGGGGCCGATGCCGTGGTGCTGCTGCCCGACTCGGCCACCTTTGATGCGGCGATCGCCGTCGCCCAGCTCAACAATGGCCAGCTGCCGGTGCTAGCTGGCGATGCTTTCTACCGCATTGATGCCCTGGAAAAGGGCGGGGCTAGCCTGACGGGCACCGTAGTCACCGTCCCCTGGCATCCACTCAAATCGGCCCCACCTTTTGCCCAGACCGCCTCTGGCCTCTGGGGCGGCGATGTTAACTGGCGCACGGCCCTCAGCTACGACGCGTTTCAGGTCTTGAGTTCAGCCCGCACTGTAGGAAACGTGGCTCCCGACAGCGGTACCTCAGGGCGAGCTGCGCTCGGTCAGGCTTTGGCCACCCAAGGGTTTTCTGCCAATGGATCAACAGGAACAATTAACTTTTTGCCGTCGGGCGATCGCAACACCACCGTCCTGCTAGTCGAGGTTAAACCCGGTACCCGCTCGGGCACCGGCTTCGACTTCGTGCCTCTGCCGTAA
- a CDS encoding RNA recognition motif domain-containing protein has product MSIYVGNLAFSATQDQITEVFAEYGAVSRVSLPTDRETGRPRGFAFVEMESEADEDKAIEALDGAEWMGRDLKVNKARPRESRGGGGGGGGGGWNNSRGR; this is encoded by the coding sequence ATGTCGATTTATGTAGGGAATTTGGCCTTCAGCGCCACCCAAGACCAGATCACCGAGGTCTTTGCTGAATACGGTGCTGTTAGCCGGGTTAGCCTGCCCACCGATCGTGAGACCGGTCGTCCTCGTGGTTTTGCCTTCGTCGAAATGGAAAGCGAAGCCGACGAAGACAAAGCCATCGAGGCCCTCGATGGTGCTGAGTGGATGGGCCGCGACCTCAAGGTCAACAAAGCTCGCCCCAGAGAGTCGCGTGGCGGCGGTGGTGGCGGTGGCGGCGGTGGCTGGAACAATAGCCGCGGTCGCTAG
- the rpsU gene encoding 30S ribosomal protein S21, whose amino-acid sequence MAQVVLGEDENIESALRRFKRKVARAGIFSDMRKNRHFETPIEKKKRKTIARQKQRRWGSKR is encoded by the coding sequence ATGGCCCAGGTTGTATTGGGAGAAGACGAAAACATTGAATCGGCCCTACGACGCTTTAAGCGAAAGGTTGCCCGGGCCGGCATTTTTTCGGATATGCGAAAAAATCGCCACTTTGAAACCCCGATTGAAAAGAAAAAGCGCAAGACCATCGCTCGCCAGAAGCAGCGACGTTGGGGTTCAAAGCGCTAA
- the bioF gene encoding 8-amino-7-oxononanoate synthase — MGTDPYVWLDKSLAALHRAHRYRTVAAVDGMTGAVVQRQGQTLINFASNDYLGLASDPRLAEAAIAAIQTYGTGSTGSRLLSGHRELHRELEQAIAALKGTEDAIVFSSGYLANMGAIAALVGSPDLILGDEYNHSSLKSGGKVSGATALDYRHGDVAHLEELLKLYRDRHRRCLITTDSVFSMDGDLCPLAAILDLAENYHAMVLVDEAHGTGVFGKCGSGAVEHLGCTGRPLVTVGTLSKALGSLGGNVAGSAVLIDFLRNRAPSWIYTTGLSPADTAAALAAVKIIQQETWRREMLWHQVNHLIQQIDQILTEPAAAPFGLRRLPSASPIICLEGASAEAILTANQHLQSAGLWVAAVRPPTVPTSRLRITVMATHKPYHLHQLITGLQTLNQG; from the coding sequence ATGGGTACCGACCCCTACGTTTGGCTAGATAAATCTTTGGCAGCCCTGCACCGCGCCCACCGCTATCGAACCGTAGCGGCTGTCGATGGCATGACCGGGGCCGTGGTGCAGCGGCAGGGGCAAACTCTAATCAACTTTGCCAGCAACGACTATCTGGGACTAGCCAGCGATCCTCGGCTGGCGGAGGCGGCGATCGCCGCCATTCAGACCTACGGCACTGGCAGCACCGGCTCCCGATTGCTCAGCGGCCACCGGGAGTTGCATAGGGAGCTAGAGCAGGCGATCGCTGCTCTCAAGGGCACTGAAGATGCGATTGTCTTTAGCTCGGGCTATCTGGCCAACATGGGGGCGATCGCGGCCCTAGTCGGTAGCCCAGACCTGATCTTAGGCGACGAGTACAACCACTCCAGCCTCAAGTCAGGGGGCAAAGTTAGCGGTGCCACCGCCCTAGACTACCGCCATGGTGACGTTGCCCACCTGGAGGAATTGCTGAAGCTGTATCGCGATCGCCATCGCCGCTGTTTGATTACCACCGACAGTGTATTTAGTATGGATGGCGACCTGTGCCCGCTGGCGGCCATTCTTGACCTAGCGGAGAACTACCACGCGATGGTGCTGGTGGATGAGGCCCATGGCACAGGAGTTTTTGGCAAGTGCGGCTCGGGGGCCGTAGAGCACCTAGGATGTACCGGACGCCCCTTAGTCACAGTCGGTACTCTCAGTAAGGCTCTGGGCAGCCTAGGGGGCAATGTAGCCGGGTCTGCTGTACTCATTGACTTCCTCCGCAACCGCGCCCCCAGTTGGATTTACACTACGGGTCTATCGCCAGCGGATACAGCGGCGGCCCTAGCGGCAGTGAAAATTATTCAGCAAGAAACCTGGCGCCGCGAAATGCTCTGGCACCAGGTGAATCACTTGATTCAACAAATTGATCAAATCTTGACAGAGCCAGCAGCAGCTCCCTTTGGGCTGCGGCGATTGCCTTCGGCTTCGCCCATTATTTGCCTAGAGGGTGCGTCAGCAGAGGCAATTCTGACGGCTAACCAACACCTACAGTCAGCTGGGCTATGGGTGGCAGCAGTACGCCCGCCCACAGTGCCCACAAGCCGACTACGAATTACGGTTATGGCTACCCATAAGCCCTATCACCTGCATCAGCTGATCACTGGACTACAGACTCTGAATCAGGGTTGA